One genomic region from Euzebya tangerina encodes:
- a CDS encoding NADH-quinone oxidoreductase subunit N, translating to MPPVDPTSIDWESLAPELILLVTTFVVLLVEPFVRRDRVWIVNPIGIVGTLASFGAVVWLALDDGGVRSSFGNMFVVDNYALLFKGFFLLSGLLILLLSWRYFQEVRTYQGEYYFLLLSSFVGMLLMASARDLVMVFIALEIVSVPGFVMAGLRKFDIRSNEGAMKFFLIGVLSIAVLLFGASILYGYTGTTDLVAMGEALAGLSTEPLVLGAMLFVIVGFGFKISAVPFHFWAPDTYEGAPLPVTAFLSVLSKAAGMAGLLQVCFIAFEPLAAVWAPVLALIAILTMTLGNLTALQQDNVVRLLAYSSVSTGGFILVPFGIVQSGAVDINSQAFQAVMVYLLVYSVMNLGAFSVVIAMARQKPRKLISDYAGLGHTQPGMAIALTMFLVALTGIPPLVGWYAKFVTLAAVVQPANAVGIALAVAIVVNSVIGAFYYLRLARTMWMDDPADGSLTLKPGIPLGTVIGGLAAAAVVLGILPGVFAGFAEMSTLVAGG from the coding sequence ATGCCACCGGTTGACCCAACCTCGATCGACTGGGAGTCCCTGGCTCCCGAGCTGATCCTGCTCGTCACCACCTTCGTGGTCCTGCTGGTCGAGCCGTTCGTCCGGCGGGACCGGGTCTGGATCGTCAACCCCATCGGCATCGTCGGGACCCTGGCGTCCTTCGGCGCGGTCGTGTGGCTGGCGCTGGACGACGGCGGCGTCCGAAGCTCGTTCGGCAACATGTTCGTCGTCGACAACTACGCCCTGCTGTTCAAGGGCTTCTTCCTGCTCAGCGGCCTGTTGATCCTGCTGCTCAGCTGGCGGTACTTCCAGGAGGTCCGTACCTACCAGGGCGAGTACTACTTCCTGCTGCTCAGCTCCTTCGTCGGGATGCTGCTCATGGCCTCGGCCCGCGACCTGGTGATGGTCTTCATCGCCCTGGAGATCGTGAGCGTCCCGGGCTTCGTCATGGCGGGCCTCCGGAAGTTCGACATCCGCTCCAACGAGGGCGCGATGAAGTTCTTCCTCATCGGTGTGCTCTCGATCGCCGTCCTGCTCTTCGGTGCCTCGATCCTGTACGGCTACACCGGCACGACGGACCTGGTGGCCATGGGTGAGGCGCTCGCCGGCCTGTCGACCGAGCCGCTGGTCCTGGGCGCGATGCTGTTCGTCATCGTCGGGTTCGGCTTCAAGATCTCTGCGGTGCCGTTCCACTTCTGGGCGCCCGACACCTACGAGGGTGCGCCGCTGCCGGTCACCGCGTTCCTGTCGGTGCTCTCCAAGGCCGCAGGCATGGCCGGTCTGCTCCAGGTCTGCTTCATCGCCTTCGAGCCCCTCGCCGCCGTGTGGGCCCCCGTCCTCGCCCTCATCGCCATCCTCACGATGACGCTGGGCAACCTCACCGCGCTCCAGCAGGACAACGTCGTCCGCCTGCTGGCCTACTCCTCGGTCTCCACCGGCGGGTTCATCCTGGTGCCCTTCGGCATCGTCCAGTCCGGCGCCGTCGACATCAACTCCCAGGCCTTCCAAGCCGTGATGGTGTACCTGCTGGTCTACTCGGTCATGAACCTGGGGGCGTTCAGCGTGGTGATCGCGATGGCACGGCAGAAGCCACGCAAGCTGATCAGCGACTACGCGGGCCTGGGGCACACCCAGCCGGGCATGGCCATCGCTCTGACGATGTTCCTGGTGGCCCTCACGGGCATCCCGCCGCTGGTCGGCTGGTACGCCAAGTTCGTGACGTTGGCCGCCGTGGTCCAGCCCGCCAACGCGGTCGGGATCGCGCTGGCCGTCGCCATCGTCGTCAACAGCGTCATCGGCGCCTTCTACTACCTGCGCCTCGCGCGCACGATGTGGATGGACGACCCTGCAGATGGGAGCCTGACGCTCAAGCCCGGCATCCCCCTGGGGACGGTCATCGGCGGCCTGGCAGCGGCGGCTGTCGTGCTCGGCATCCTGCCCGGTGTCTTCGCCGGCTTCGCGGAGATGTCGACCCTGGTCGCTGGCGGCTGA
- a CDS encoding complex I subunit 4 family protein has product MFWSDWAITLTLLTPLLGAIAIALIPKRAEENAKPVALVVSVIGFALSLGILAGYDFDAAGLQFEVNVPWIDAVGANYHIGIDGISLPLFVLSYLLTFLCSVYAYHHIEEPGKPKAFLSLMLLLQTGMAGTFIAFDLLLFFVFWEVVLVPMYFMIGVWGGPRREYAAVKFFLYTLFGSVFMLVAFLALRFTAGTFDMVELAEMGQAGAFTLTFQRVAFLGIFLGFAIKVPMWPFHTWLPDAHTEAPTVGSVLLAGILLKMGTYGFVRIAIPILPEGAMDFAPIVGVLSVIAIIYGALCCMAQTDLKRLIAFSSVGHMGFVMLGIATLTPVGINAAIFGMIAHGVITGMLFFVVGSMKERYHTRDIAEIGGGALQVMPKMAVIFTYVSIASLGLPGLAGFPGEFGALLSAFQPAPGLEAAGFLTFYRVLMVLAAFGTVLTAGYFLYMLQRINMGSAPQRWLSAGLKDVSVIEWGTWMPLLAMTLLLGVLPFLVWGITTPDVNSLMSFFSA; this is encoded by the coding sequence ACCGCTGCTCGGTGCGATCGCCATCGCGTTGATCCCCAAGCGCGCGGAGGAGAACGCGAAGCCCGTCGCGCTGGTCGTGTCCGTCATCGGATTCGCGCTCAGCCTCGGCATCCTTGCGGGGTACGACTTCGACGCGGCTGGCCTGCAGTTCGAGGTGAACGTCCCCTGGATCGACGCGGTCGGCGCGAACTACCACATCGGGATCGACGGGATCAGCCTGCCCCTGTTCGTCCTGTCCTACCTGCTGACCTTCCTCTGCAGCGTCTACGCCTACCACCACATCGAGGAGCCCGGGAAGCCCAAGGCCTTCCTATCCCTGATGTTGCTGCTGCAGACCGGCATGGCCGGCACCTTCATCGCCTTCGACCTGCTCCTCTTCTTCGTCTTCTGGGAAGTCGTGCTTGTCCCGATGTACTTCATGATCGGGGTCTGGGGCGGTCCCCGTCGTGAGTACGCCGCCGTCAAGTTCTTCCTCTACACCCTCTTCGGCTCGGTCTTCATGCTGGTGGCCTTCCTGGCCCTGCGGTTCACCGCCGGCACCTTCGACATGGTCGAACTCGCCGAGATGGGCCAGGCCGGCGCGTTCACGCTGACCTTCCAGCGCGTGGCATTCCTCGGGATCTTCCTGGGCTTCGCCATCAAGGTGCCGATGTGGCCCTTCCACACCTGGCTGCCCGACGCGCACACCGAAGCCCCCACCGTCGGGTCGGTGCTGCTGGCCGGGATCCTGCTGAAGATGGGCACGTACGGCTTCGTCCGCATCGCCATCCCGATCCTGCCGGAGGGGGCGATGGACTTCGCGCCCATCGTGGGCGTGCTGTCGGTGATCGCGATCATCTACGGCGCCCTGTGCTGCATGGCCCAGACCGACCTCAAACGGCTGATCGCCTTCTCATCGGTCGGGCACATGGGCTTCGTGATGCTCGGCATCGCCACGCTCACGCCGGTCGGGATCAATGCGGCGATCTTCGGGATGATCGCCCACGGCGTGATCACCGGGATGTTGTTCTTCGTCGTCGGGTCGATGAAGGAGCGCTACCACACCCGCGACATCGCCGAGATCGGCGGTGGCGCCCTGCAGGTGATGCCGAAGATGGCGGTGATCTTCACCTACGTCTCGATCGCCTCGCTGGGCCTGCCGGGCCTGGCTGGATTCCCCGGTGAGTTCGGCGCGCTGCTGAGTGCCTTCCAGCCGGCGCCGGGTCTGGAGGCAGCGGGCTTCCTGACCTTCTACCGCGTCCTCATGGTCCTGGCGGCCTTCGGTACCGTGCTGACCGCGGGCTACTTCCTGTACATGCTGCAGCGGATCAACATGGGCTCGGCGCCACAGCGATGGCTGTCCGCGGGGCTCAAGGACGTCAGTGTGATCGAGTGGGGTACCTGGATGCCGCTGCTGGCCATGACCCTGCTGCTGGGTGTCCTGCCCTTCCTCGTCTGGGGCATCACGACGCCGGACGTCAACTCCCTGATGTCGTTCTTCTCGGCGTAG